Proteins encoded in a region of the Hippopotamus amphibius kiboko isolate mHipAmp2 chromosome 11, mHipAmp2.hap2, whole genome shotgun sequence genome:
- the ANKRD12 gene encoding ankyrin repeat domain-containing protein 12 isoform X3, with protein sequence MIDDRHILRKELRKENESEVEKNSLFAKQEKAFYPKSFKSKKQKPSRVLYSSSESSDEEILQNKKGSAPCPVPETSNSDIQTKKEYGVSNEHKQKGKVKRKLKNQNKNKENQELKQEKEGKENTRVTNLTVNTALECSEKTREEGNFRKSFSPKDDTSLHLFHISTSKSPKHSCGLSEKQSTPLKQEHSKTCLSPGSSEMSLQSDLVRYDNIESEFLPESSSVKSCKHKEKNKHQKDFHLEFGEKSNAKIKDEDHSPTFENSDCTLKKMDKEGKTLKKHKLKHKEREKEKHKKEIEGEKEKYKNRDGAKELQRSVEFDREFWKENFFKSDETEDLFLSMEHESLTLEKKSKLEKSIKDDKSTKEKHVSKERNFKEEREKMRKESEKSFREEKIKDLKDERENVPTDKETEFSSLGISTNEDSIGLHSVEKEIEIEKQEKHIKESKEKSEKRFQTKEKDVEKAERKNSEKEKKIKHEHKSEKDRLDPSECVDRIKEKDKLYSHHTEKCHKEGEKIKNITTIKKTDDREKSREKMDRKHDKEKPEKERHPAESKEKHLMEKKNKQSDNSDYTKSEKSKNKEKDREIDKKEKSRDGVNIANSKHFQEERKSSIADSSKTQHEKAFSLKEKTKDEPLRTPDGKEKDKKDKDIDRYKERDKHKDKIQPSSSLKLKFEADKPKPKSSPASKDTRPKEKRLVNDDLMQTSFERMLSLKDLEIEQWHRKHKEKIKQKEKERLRNRNCLELKVKDKEKTKHALAESKNKELTRSKSSELTDACTKEKQCKDAVSNRSQSVDTKNTVNLGKSSFVSDNSLNRSPRSEGEKPGLSSRSVSMISVASSEDSCHTTVTTPRPPLEYDSDFMLEGSDSQMSFTQSPFLPVAKSPALHERELDSLAELPERIKASYTSRLPTAHLRSSSVEDAKLVINEGRPTVEVRRCSMPSVICEHTKQFQTVSEESNQDGLAVPRDTCPSPKLEAASNVPERELSSVSNTHSSFAASPTRSVNSKYTSADINVIKSTAPVGVLMDSPMHLEPSNQVGVIQNKSWEIPVNNLELLSASDFICPNSTTPDQETSVQGFCNSENKILREQNIDFVSLHQTELPGNTCAQDPASFLPSQQPCSFHSQSLSDAESISKHRSLSCVANQEPGILQQKNAIQMISSVLDTDNESAKDMDNTFTLTDVQKTDAFVPVYSESTVQEAASNFEKANNTLPVLPSEKDFNGSDSFSQPNTHYAFSKLMYKSSSGHEAENSTSDIQVISHEKENKLESLVLTHLNDKCDSDLCEMNAGMPKGNLSEQDNPKHGPESEKCLLSIEDEESQQSTLSSLENHSQQSTQAEMHRYGHLVKVELEESAEDDKTENQIPQRMTRNKANTIANQSKQVLASCALLPDKDSESSSPRGRIRLTEEDDPQIHHPRKRKVSRVPQPVQVSPSLLQAKEKTQQSLAAIVDSLKLDEIQPYSSERANPYFEYLHIRKKIEEKRKLLCSVIPQAPQYYDEYVTFNGSYLLDGNPLSKICIPTITPPPSLSDPLKELFRQQEVVRMKLRLQHSIEREKLIVSNEQEVLRVHYRAARTLANQTLPFSACTVLLDAEVYSVPLDAQSDDSKTSVRDRFNARQFMSWLQDVDDKFDKLKTCLLMRQQHEAAALNAVQRLEWQLKLQELDPATYKSISIYEIQEFYVPLVDVNDDFELTPI encoded by the exons atgattgacGATAGGCATATTCTTAGGAAAGAACTACGAAAAGAGAATGAATctgaagtggaaaaaaatagtttatttgcaaaacaggaaAAAGCTTTCTATCCtaaatcatttaaaagtaaaaaacaaaagccatCTAGAGTTTTGTATTCAAGTTCTGAAAGTTCAGATGAAGAAATTCTTCAGAACAAAAAGGGTTCTGCTCCATGTCCTGTCCCTGAAACGTCAAATTCTGACATACAAACCAAAAAGGAATATGGAGTTTCAAATGAACACAAACAGAAAGGCAaagttaaaaggaaattaaagaaccagaacaaaaataaagagaaccaaGAGCTgaagcaagaaaaagagggaaaagaaaataccaGAGTAACAAACTTGACAGTTAATACTGCGCTAGAATGTTCAGAAAAGACCAGAGAGGAGGGGAATTTTAGGAAATCTTTTAGCCCAAAAGATGATACTTCCTtgcatttatttcatatttccacCAGTAAATCTCCCAAACATTCTTGTGGACTCAGTGAAAAGCAGTCAACACCACTAAAACAAGAACATTCTAAGACATGTTTATCACCAGGAAGTTCTGAAATGTCATTACAGTCTGATCTTGTTCGGTATGATAATATAGAATCTGAATTCTTGCCAGAAAGTTCAAGTGTAAAATCTTGTAagcataaggaaaaaaacaaacatcagaaAGATTTCCACTTAGAATTTGGTGAAAAGTCAAATGCCAAAATAAAGGATGAAGATCACAGTCCAACATTTGAAAATTCAGATTGCACGCTGAAAAAAATGGATAAGGAgggtaaaacattaaaaaagcataaattaaaacataaagaaagggaaaaagaaaagcataaaaaagaaattgaaggtgaaaaggaaaaatacaaaaatagggATGGTGCTAAAGAGCTGCAGCGGAGTGTGGAATTTGATAGAGAATTTtggaaagagaatttttttaaaagtgatgaaaCTGAAGATCTGTTTTTAAGTATGGAGCATGAGTCCCTAacgttagaaaaaaaatcaaagttggaGAAAAGCATAAAAGATGATAAATCAACCAAGGAAAAGCATGTCTCCAAAGAAAGGAACTTTAAAGAAGAACgagaaaagatgagaaaggaaagtgagaaatcgttcagggaggaaaaaataaaagatttaaaagatgagagagagaatgtaccaacagataaagaaacagaattcAGTTCTTTAGGTATAAGTACCAATGAAGACTCTATAGGGTTACATtcagtggaaaaggaaatagaaattgaaaaacaagaaaagcatataaaagaaagtaaggaaaaatCTGAGAAACGATTccaaactaaagaaaaagacgttgagaaagctgaaagaaaaaattctgaaaaagagaagaagataaaacatgagcataagtcagagaaagacagattagATCCTAGTGAATGTGttgacagaataaaagaaaaagacaagttgTATTCACATCACACAGAAAAATGCCATAAAGAAGGTGAGAAGATAAAAAACATTACTACCATTAAAAAAACTGATGACAgagagaaaagtagagaaaagatGGATAGAAAACATGACAAAGAAAAACCCGAAAAAGAGAGACATCCAGCAGAGAGCAAAGAGAAGCacttgatggaaaaaaaaaacaagcaatcaGATAATAGTGACTATACTAaatcagaaaaaagcaaaaataaagaaaaagatagggagatagataaaaaggaaaaatctagaGATGGTGTAAATATAGCTAACTCCAAACACTTCCAGGAAGAGAGGAAGTCAAGTATAGCAGACAGTAGTAAAACACAACATGAAAAAGCTTtctctcttaaagaaaaaacaaaagatgagCCTTTGAGAACTcctgatggaaaagaaaaagataaaaaagataaagatatagaCAGATACAAAGAACGAGACAAACATAAGGATAAAATTCAACCAAGTAGTTCACTCAAACTAAAATTTGAAGCAGATAAGCCTAAACCTAAGTCATCACCAGCATCAAAAGATACTCGACCCAAAGAAAAGAGGCTAGTGAATGACGATTTGATGCAGACCAGCTTTGAACGGATGCTAAGCCTTAAAGACCTAGAAATAGAGCAGTGGCAcagaaaacacaaggaaaagataaagcaaaaagaaaaggaacggTTGAGAAATCGTAATTGTTTAGAACTTaaagtaaaagataaagaaaaaacaaagcatgcACTAGCTGAGTCCAAAAATAAAGAACTTACTAGGTCAAAAAGTTCAGAGTTGACTGATGCTTGTACCAAGGAGAAACAATGTAAAGATGCTGTAAGTAACAGATCACAATCtgttgacaccaaaaacacagtgAATTTAGGCAAGTCATCCTTTGTTTCAGATAACAGCTTAAACAGATCTCCTAGATCGGAAGGTGAAAAGCCAGGTCTCAGCTCCAGGTCTGTATCCATGATTTCGGTGGCTAGCTCAGAAGATTCCTGCCATACTACAGTGACAACCCCAAGGCCTCCACTGGAGTATGACTCAGACTTTATGTTAGAGGGTTCAGATTCCCAAATGTCCTTTACCCAGTCACCGTTTTTGCCAGTTGCTAAATCTCCTGCCCTTCATGAGAGGGAgttggatagcctagctgaactacCAGAGCGGATTAAAGCATCGTATACAAGCAGACTTCCAACAGCCCATCTCCGGTCATCTTCTGTAGAAGATGCTAAACTAGTTATAAATGAGGGGAGACCAACTGTAGAAGTTCGAAGATGTAGCATGCCATCTGTCATTTGTGAACATACAAAACAATTTCAGACAGTATCAGAAGAAAGCAATCAAGATGGCTTAGCTGTGCCAAGAGATACTTGTCCTTCTCCCAAACTTGAGGCAGCCTCAAATGTGCCTGAAAGAGAACTTTCAAGTGTGTCTAACACACATTCCAGTTTTGCAGCCTCTCCAACTAGATCTGTAAACAGCAAGTACACATCTGCTGATATAAATGTTATCAAGAGCACTGCTCCGGTGGGTGTTTTGATGGATAGTCCTATGCATTTAGAGCCGTCTAATCAGGTTGGTGTGATCCAAAATAAATCATGGGAGATACCTGTTAATAACCTGGAGTTATTAAGCGCCAGTGACTTTATCTGCCCAAATTCTACTACACCTGATCAAGAGACTTCTGTTCAGGGTTTTTgtaattctgaaaacaaaatattgagagagcagaatattgattttgtatccctACACCAGACTGAATTGCCAGGAAACACTTGTGCTCAGGATCCAGCATCCTTTCTCCCTTCACAGCAGCCTTGCTCTTTTCACAGCCAATCACTTTCGGATGCTGAATCTATTTCTAAACATAGGTCTTTGTCATGTGTTGCCAATCAAGAACCAGGTATTTTACAACAGAAAAATGCAATTCAAATGATCAGTTCTGTTTTAGATACTGATAATGAATCCGCAAAAGATATGGACAATACTTTTACCCTAACAGATGTTCAAAAGACAGATGCCTTTGTCCCAGTGTACTCTGAAAGCACTGTTCAAGAAGCAGCATCGAATTTTGAGAAAGCTAATAATACTTTGCCTGTGTTACCGTCAGAAAAGGACTTTAATGGAAGTGATTCCTTTTCCCAGCCAAATACACATTATGCATTTAGCAAACTAATGTATAAGTCTTCCAGTGGCCATGAGGCTGAAAATAGCACTTCTGATATTCAGGTTAtttcacatgaaaaagaaaacaaactggagAGTTTAGTTTTGACTCATTTGAATGATAAGTGTGACTCTGATTTATGTGAAATGAATGCAGGGATGCCAAAAGGAAACCTAAGTGAACAGGATAATCCAAAACATGGTCCTGAAAGTGAGAAGTGTTTGCTTTCCATCGAAGATGAAGAATCACAACAGAGCACTTTATCAAGTCTGGAAAACCATTCACAGCAATCAACTCAAGCAGAAATGCATAGGTACGGACACTTAGTTAAAGTGGAATTAGAAGAAAGTGCTGAAGACGATAAAACTGAAAACCAGATTCCTCAAAGGATGACTAGAAACAAAGCAAATACAATAGCAAATCAGAGCAAACAGGTTCTTGCTAGCTGTGCACTATTACCAGACAAAGACTCGGAGTCTTCCTCTCCTAGAGGAAGGATAAGGTTAACTGAGGAGGATGATCCTCAGATTCACCACCCACGGAAGAGGAAGGTGTCACGTGTGCCTCAGCCTGTGCAAGTGAGTCCCTCTTTACTGCAAGCGAAGGAGAAAACTCAGCAGTCTCTGGCGGCCATCGTGGACTCTCTGAAACTAGATGAGATCCAGCCGTACAGTTCAGAGAGAGCAAATCCATATTTTGAATACTTgcacataaggaaaaaaattgaagaaaagcgCAAATTGTTGTGTAGTGTTATCCCTCAAGCACCCCAGTATTACGATGAGTATGTGACATTTAATGGGTCATATCTCCTGGATGGAAACCCCTTAAGCAAGATCTGCATCCCCACA attACACCACCACCTTCACTGTCAGATCCACTTAAAGAGCTTTTTCGACAACAGGAAGTTGTAAGAATGAAACTACGTTTGCAACACAGTATTGAAAGG